A single region of the Cucumis melo cultivar AY chromosome 3, USDA_Cmelo_AY_1.0, whole genome shotgun sequence genome encodes:
- the LOC103485484 gene encoding sulfite oxidase isoform X4, translated as MPGLTAPSDYSQEPLRHPSLIINAKEPFNAEPPRSALISSYITPVHFFYKRNHGPIPLVDDIERYCVSINGLTENPKELFMNDIRMLPKYNVTATLQEEKGGPYKASIPLIQASNPEADVLLAYEMNGEPLNRDHGYPLRVIVPGVIGARSVKWLDSISINAEECQGFFMQKDYKMFPPSVDWSNIDWSARRPQMDFPIQCAICSLEDVDHIKPGKVTVSGYAVAGGGRGIERVDISVDGGKNWIEATRYQKIGVPYVADSLSSYKWAWVFFEITVDILRNTEIVAKAVDSAANVQPEKVEEIWNVRGILNNSWHRVQVGVGRSSI; from the exons ATGCCTGGATTAACTGCGCCTTCAGATTACTCCCAAGAACCGCTTCGTCACCCATCTCTCATTATCAATGCCAAG GAGCCCTTCAATGCAGAGCCACCACGTTCAGCACTGATTTCCTCTTATATAACTCCTGTACATTTCTTTTACAAGAGAAATCATGGCCCTATTCCTTTGGTGGATGATATTGAAAg ATATTGTGTTTCTATAAATGGCCTTACAGAAAACCCAAAAGAGCTGTTCATGAATGATATCAG GATGCTTCCAAAGTACAATGTCACTGCCACTTTACAG GAAGAAAAGGGAGGCCCATACAAGGCATCAATTCCACTTATCCAAGCTTCAAATCCTGAAGCAGATGTTCTACTTGCTTATGAAATGAATGGAGAA cctctTAACAGGGATCATGGGTACCCGCTGCGTGTAATCGTCCCCGGTGTTATTGGTGCTCGATCTGTTAAATGGCTTGATTCTATTAGCATAAATGCAGAGGAATGCCAG GGTTTCTTTATGCAGAAAGACTACAAAATGTTTCCTCCTTCTGTAGATTGGAGTAATATTGATTGGTCAGCAAGGCGGCCTCAAATGGATTTCCCTATTCAG TGTGCCATCTGTTCCTTGGAGGATGTAGACCATATAAAGCCTGGAAAG GTTACCGTTAGTGGTTATGCTGTGGCGGGAGGTGGGCGGGGAATAGAGAGAGTGGACATATCAGTTGATGGTGGCAAAAACTGGATTGAAGCCACAAGATATCAGAAGATTGGTGTCCCATATGTTGCTGATAGTCTGAGCAGTTATAAGTGGGCATGGGTGTTTTTCGAGATCACAGTTGACATCCTACGAAACACGGAAATTGTAGCTAAAGCT GTTGATTCAGCAGCAAATGTGCAACCAGAAAAAGTGGAAGAGATATGGAATGTAAGGGGTATACTCAACAACTCATGGCATAGAGTTCAAGTTGGAGTTGGTCGTTCCAGTATATAG
- the LOC103485484 gene encoding sulfite oxidase isoform X1, translating into MPGLTAPSDYSQEPLRHPSLIINAKEPFNAEPPRSALISSYITPVHFFYKRNHGPIPLVDDIERYCVSINGLTENPKELFMNDIRMLPKYNVTATLQCAGNRRTAMSKVRKVKGVGWDISTLGNAVWGGAKLADVLELVGVSKFSYCTQKGGKHVEFVSVDKCEEEKGGPYKASIPLIQASNPEADVLLAYEMNGEPLNRDHGYPLRVIVPGVIGARSVKWLDSISINAEECQGFFMQKDYKMFPPSVDWSNIDWSARRPQMDFPIQCAICSLEDVDHIKPGKVTVSGYAVAGGGRGIERVDISVDGGKNWIEATRYQKIGVPYVADSLSSYKWAWVFFEITVDILRNTEIVAKAVDSAANVQPEKVEEIWNVRGILNNSWHRVQVGVGRSSI; encoded by the exons ATGCCTGGATTAACTGCGCCTTCAGATTACTCCCAAGAACCGCTTCGTCACCCATCTCTCATTATCAATGCCAAG GAGCCCTTCAATGCAGAGCCACCACGTTCAGCACTGATTTCCTCTTATATAACTCCTGTACATTTCTTTTACAAGAGAAATCATGGCCCTATTCCTTTGGTGGATGATATTGAAAg ATATTGTGTTTCTATAAATGGCCTTACAGAAAACCCAAAAGAGCTGTTCATGAATGATATCAG GATGCTTCCAAAGTACAATGTCACTGCCACTTTACAG TGTGCAGGTAACCGAAGGACAGCGATGAGTAAAGTCAGAAAAGTGAAGGGAGTTGGCTGGGATATTTCTACTCTAGGAAATG CTGTCTGGGGTGGTGCCAAACTGGCTGATGTTCTTGAACTTGTTGGAGTATCTAAGTTCAGCTATTGTACACAAAAAGGTGGAAAACATGTTGAGTTTGTGAGCGTCGATAAGTGTGAG GAAGAAAAGGGAGGCCCATACAAGGCATCAATTCCACTTATCCAAGCTTCAAATCCTGAAGCAGATGTTCTACTTGCTTATGAAATGAATGGAGAA cctctTAACAGGGATCATGGGTACCCGCTGCGTGTAATCGTCCCCGGTGTTATTGGTGCTCGATCTGTTAAATGGCTTGATTCTATTAGCATAAATGCAGAGGAATGCCAG GGTTTCTTTATGCAGAAAGACTACAAAATGTTTCCTCCTTCTGTAGATTGGAGTAATATTGATTGGTCAGCAAGGCGGCCTCAAATGGATTTCCCTATTCAG TGTGCCATCTGTTCCTTGGAGGATGTAGACCATATAAAGCCTGGAAAG GTTACCGTTAGTGGTTATGCTGTGGCGGGAGGTGGGCGGGGAATAGAGAGAGTGGACATATCAGTTGATGGTGGCAAAAACTGGATTGAAGCCACAAGATATCAGAAGATTGGTGTCCCATATGTTGCTGATAGTCTGAGCAGTTATAAGTGGGCATGGGTGTTTTTCGAGATCACAGTTGACATCCTACGAAACACGGAAATTGTAGCTAAAGCT GTTGATTCAGCAGCAAATGTGCAACCAGAAAAAGTGGAAGAGATATGGAATGTAAGGGGTATACTCAACAACTCATGGCATAGAGTTCAAGTTGGAGTTGGTCGTTCCAGTATATAG
- the LOC103485484 gene encoding sulfite oxidase isoform X2 encodes MPGLTAPSDYSQEPLRHPSLIINAKEPFNAEPPRSALISSYITPVHFFYKRNHGPIPLVDDIERMLPKYNVTATLQCAGNRRTAMSKVRKVKGVGWDISTLGNAVWGGAKLADVLELVGVSKFSYCTQKGGKHVEFVSVDKCEEEKGGPYKASIPLIQASNPEADVLLAYEMNGEPLNRDHGYPLRVIVPGVIGARSVKWLDSISINAEECQGFFMQKDYKMFPPSVDWSNIDWSARRPQMDFPIQCAICSLEDVDHIKPGKVTVSGYAVAGGGRGIERVDISVDGGKNWIEATRYQKIGVPYVADSLSSYKWAWVFFEITVDILRNTEIVAKAVDSAANVQPEKVEEIWNVRGILNNSWHRVQVGVGRSSI; translated from the exons ATGCCTGGATTAACTGCGCCTTCAGATTACTCCCAAGAACCGCTTCGTCACCCATCTCTCATTATCAATGCCAAG GAGCCCTTCAATGCAGAGCCACCACGTTCAGCACTGATTTCCTCTTATATAACTCCTGTACATTTCTTTTACAAGAGAAATCATGGCCCTATTCCTTTGGTGGATGATATTGAAAg GATGCTTCCAAAGTACAATGTCACTGCCACTTTACAG TGTGCAGGTAACCGAAGGACAGCGATGAGTAAAGTCAGAAAAGTGAAGGGAGTTGGCTGGGATATTTCTACTCTAGGAAATG CTGTCTGGGGTGGTGCCAAACTGGCTGATGTTCTTGAACTTGTTGGAGTATCTAAGTTCAGCTATTGTACACAAAAAGGTGGAAAACATGTTGAGTTTGTGAGCGTCGATAAGTGTGAG GAAGAAAAGGGAGGCCCATACAAGGCATCAATTCCACTTATCCAAGCTTCAAATCCTGAAGCAGATGTTCTACTTGCTTATGAAATGAATGGAGAA cctctTAACAGGGATCATGGGTACCCGCTGCGTGTAATCGTCCCCGGTGTTATTGGTGCTCGATCTGTTAAATGGCTTGATTCTATTAGCATAAATGCAGAGGAATGCCAG GGTTTCTTTATGCAGAAAGACTACAAAATGTTTCCTCCTTCTGTAGATTGGAGTAATATTGATTGGTCAGCAAGGCGGCCTCAAATGGATTTCCCTATTCAG TGTGCCATCTGTTCCTTGGAGGATGTAGACCATATAAAGCCTGGAAAG GTTACCGTTAGTGGTTATGCTGTGGCGGGAGGTGGGCGGGGAATAGAGAGAGTGGACATATCAGTTGATGGTGGCAAAAACTGGATTGAAGCCACAAGATATCAGAAGATTGGTGTCCCATATGTTGCTGATAGTCTGAGCAGTTATAAGTGGGCATGGGTGTTTTTCGAGATCACAGTTGACATCCTACGAAACACGGAAATTGTAGCTAAAGCT GTTGATTCAGCAGCAAATGTGCAACCAGAAAAAGTGGAAGAGATATGGAATGTAAGGGGTATACTCAACAACTCATGGCATAGAGTTCAAGTTGGAGTTGGTCGTTCCAGTATATAG
- the LOC103485484 gene encoding sulfite oxidase isoform X5 translates to MPGLTAPSDYSQEPLRHPSLIINAKEPFNAEPPRSALISSYITPVHFFYKRNHGPIPLVDDIERMLPKYNVTATLQEEKGGPYKASIPLIQASNPEADVLLAYEMNGEPLNRDHGYPLRVIVPGVIGARSVKWLDSISINAEECQGFFMQKDYKMFPPSVDWSNIDWSARRPQMDFPIQCAICSLEDVDHIKPGKVTVSGYAVAGGGRGIERVDISVDGGKNWIEATRYQKIGVPYVADSLSSYKWAWVFFEITVDILRNTEIVAKAVDSAANVQPEKVEEIWNVRGILNNSWHRVQVGVGRSSI, encoded by the exons ATGCCTGGATTAACTGCGCCTTCAGATTACTCCCAAGAACCGCTTCGTCACCCATCTCTCATTATCAATGCCAAG GAGCCCTTCAATGCAGAGCCACCACGTTCAGCACTGATTTCCTCTTATATAACTCCTGTACATTTCTTTTACAAGAGAAATCATGGCCCTATTCCTTTGGTGGATGATATTGAAAg GATGCTTCCAAAGTACAATGTCACTGCCACTTTACAG GAAGAAAAGGGAGGCCCATACAAGGCATCAATTCCACTTATCCAAGCTTCAAATCCTGAAGCAGATGTTCTACTTGCTTATGAAATGAATGGAGAA cctctTAACAGGGATCATGGGTACCCGCTGCGTGTAATCGTCCCCGGTGTTATTGGTGCTCGATCTGTTAAATGGCTTGATTCTATTAGCATAAATGCAGAGGAATGCCAG GGTTTCTTTATGCAGAAAGACTACAAAATGTTTCCTCCTTCTGTAGATTGGAGTAATATTGATTGGTCAGCAAGGCGGCCTCAAATGGATTTCCCTATTCAG TGTGCCATCTGTTCCTTGGAGGATGTAGACCATATAAAGCCTGGAAAG GTTACCGTTAGTGGTTATGCTGTGGCGGGAGGTGGGCGGGGAATAGAGAGAGTGGACATATCAGTTGATGGTGGCAAAAACTGGATTGAAGCCACAAGATATCAGAAGATTGGTGTCCCATATGTTGCTGATAGTCTGAGCAGTTATAAGTGGGCATGGGTGTTTTTCGAGATCACAGTTGACATCCTACGAAACACGGAAATTGTAGCTAAAGCT GTTGATTCAGCAGCAAATGTGCAACCAGAAAAAGTGGAAGAGATATGGAATGTAAGGGGTATACTCAACAACTCATGGCATAGAGTTCAAGTTGGAGTTGGTCGTTCCAGTATATAG
- the LOC103485484 gene encoding sulfite oxidase isoform X3, whose protein sequence is MALFLWWMILKENPKELFMNDIRMLPKYNVTATLQCAGNRRTAMSKVRKVKGVGWDISTLGNAVWGGAKLADVLELVGVSKFSYCTQKGGKHVEFVSVDKCEEEKGGPYKASIPLIQASNPEADVLLAYEMNGEPLNRDHGYPLRVIVPGVIGARSVKWLDSISINAEECQGFFMQKDYKMFPPSVDWSNIDWSARRPQMDFPIQCAICSLEDVDHIKPGKVTVSGYAVAGGGRGIERVDISVDGGKNWIEATRYQKIGVPYVADSLSSYKWAWVFFEITVDILRNTEIVAKAVDSAANVQPEKVEEIWNVRGILNNSWHRVQVGVGRSSI, encoded by the exons ATGGCCCTATTCCTTTGGTGGATGATATTGAAAg AAAACCCAAAAGAGCTGTTCATGAATGATATCAG GATGCTTCCAAAGTACAATGTCACTGCCACTTTACAG TGTGCAGGTAACCGAAGGACAGCGATGAGTAAAGTCAGAAAAGTGAAGGGAGTTGGCTGGGATATTTCTACTCTAGGAAATG CTGTCTGGGGTGGTGCCAAACTGGCTGATGTTCTTGAACTTGTTGGAGTATCTAAGTTCAGCTATTGTACACAAAAAGGTGGAAAACATGTTGAGTTTGTGAGCGTCGATAAGTGTGAG GAAGAAAAGGGAGGCCCATACAAGGCATCAATTCCACTTATCCAAGCTTCAAATCCTGAAGCAGATGTTCTACTTGCTTATGAAATGAATGGAGAA cctctTAACAGGGATCATGGGTACCCGCTGCGTGTAATCGTCCCCGGTGTTATTGGTGCTCGATCTGTTAAATGGCTTGATTCTATTAGCATAAATGCAGAGGAATGCCAG GGTTTCTTTATGCAGAAAGACTACAAAATGTTTCCTCCTTCTGTAGATTGGAGTAATATTGATTGGTCAGCAAGGCGGCCTCAAATGGATTTCCCTATTCAG TGTGCCATCTGTTCCTTGGAGGATGTAGACCATATAAAGCCTGGAAAG GTTACCGTTAGTGGTTATGCTGTGGCGGGAGGTGGGCGGGGAATAGAGAGAGTGGACATATCAGTTGATGGTGGCAAAAACTGGATTGAAGCCACAAGATATCAGAAGATTGGTGTCCCATATGTTGCTGATAGTCTGAGCAGTTATAAGTGGGCATGGGTGTTTTTCGAGATCACAGTTGACATCCTACGAAACACGGAAATTGTAGCTAAAGCT GTTGATTCAGCAGCAAATGTGCAACCAGAAAAAGTGGAAGAGATATGGAATGTAAGGGGTATACTCAACAACTCATGGCATAGAGTTCAAGTTGGAGTTGGTCGTTCCAGTATATAG